Proteins encoded within one genomic window of Platichthys flesus chromosome 13, fPlaFle2.1, whole genome shotgun sequence:
- the LOC133967136 gene encoding putative nuclease HARBI1, giving the protein MACPFLREPVDVEAATLRRNLREERLLKPRLDILSFPDNFLHERYRFSAQSIIYLDHLLSPHVNCQTHRGHALSSIQIICVALRFFANGSFLYSVGDAEHISKATVCRSVRNVTLALKRFLYTFVMFPSHRPIRTIKEEFYRIADFPGVIGCIDGTHIPIKAPSVNEGDYVNRKSFHSINVQVVCDARNIITQVEAKWPGSVHDARIFRESNLSTRFARGEFDGHVLGDRGYPCQPCLLTPYADPVPGPQQRYNLAHMRTRARVENTFGILKARFQCLQMLRVTPERACDIIIACVVLHNIAILRGENCPPAVADEQHINHAMDPQDGRVVRERLCQNHFV; this is encoded by the exons ATGGCATGTCCTTTTCTACGAGAGCCCGTGGACGTAGAGGCTGCGACCCTCAGAAGGAATCTCCGTGAGGAACGATTATTAAAACCCCGGTTGGATATACTTTCTTTTCCTGATAATTTTCTTCACGAGCGCTATCGTTTTTCAGCGCAATCTATCATTTATTTAGACCACCTTCTCAGCCCCCATGTTAACTGTCAAACGCACCGGGGGCATGCTTTAAGTTCAATACAAATTATTTGTGTGGCACTCCGTTTTTTTGCAAACGGCAGCTTTCTTTACAGCGTCGGTGACGCCGAGCACATTTCAAAGGCAACCGTGTGTCGGTCTGTCAGAAATGTGACTTTGGCACTGAAACGTTTTCTTTACACGTTTGTGATGTTTCCAAGTCACCGACCTATACGAACAATCAAGGAAGAGTTCTACAGAATTGCAG ATTTTCCGGGTGTTATCGGGTGCATCGATGGAACTCATATTCCTATTAAAGCTCCTTCAGTGAATGAAGGAGACTATGTTAATAGGAAGTCCTTCCACAGCATCAATGTGCAG GTTGTATGTGATGCCAGAAATATCATCACCCAAGTGGAGGCAAAGTGGCCGGGGTCTGTGCATGACGCACGCATATTTCGGGAGTCTAATCTGAGCACTCGCTTTGCCCGTG GAGAGTTCGACGGTCATGTTTTAGGTGACAGAGGGTACCCCTGCCAGCCTTGCCTTCTGACCCCGTATGCCGATCCCGTGCCAGGACCACAGCAGCGCTACAACCTGGCGCATATGAGGACGAGAGCCAGGGTCGAAAACACGTTCGGGATCCTGAAGGCAAGATTCCAGTGCCTCCAAATGCTGCGAGTCACACCAGAAAGGGCATGTGACATAATAATTGCATGTGTGGTTCTACACAACATCGCGATTTTGAGAGGGGAAAATTGCCCACCTGCAGTTGCAGATGAGCAGCACATAAACCATGCCATGGATCCACAGGATGGAAGGGTGGTTAGAGAAAGACTCTGCCAAAATCATTTTGTTTGA